One Desulfatiglans anilini DSM 4660 DNA window includes the following coding sequences:
- a CDS encoding DUF3568 family protein: protein MALKNVKCMAAVVLWFLTLGGCGPLMVFGTGAAAGVGGYRYYQGSLITVYNAPFERTWEAGLTAVQALGFTMKDARHDLTSGTVSAGQADGTPVTLKMKYVSAEQTEVAIRVGFWGDEEGAAVVARRIRETLGGQV, encoded by the coding sequence ATGGCATTGAAGAACGTAAAGTGCATGGCGGCAGTGGTTTTATGGTTCCTGACCCTAGGCGGATGCGGGCCGTTGATGGTCTTCGGCACGGGTGCGGCCGCCGGTGTGGGAGGTTATCGATATTACCAGGGCTCTTTGATCACCGTCTACAACGCCCCGTTCGAAAGGACCTGGGAGGCGGGCCTCACGGCCGTTCAGGCCCTCGGGTTCACCATGAAGGACGCGCGGCACGACCTCACTTCGGGCACGGTCTCGGCCGGGCAGGCGGACGGCACGCCGGTGACCCTCAAAATGAAGTATGTCTCGGCGGAGCAAACCGAGGTCGCGATCCGGGTCGGTTTCTGGGGTGATGAAGAGGGTGCGGCGGTGGTCGCAAGACGGATTCGGGAGACGCTGGGAGGTCAGGTCTGA
- the ileS gene encoding isoleucine--tRNA ligase produces the protein MDYKQTLNLPQTAFPMKANLVKREPEILAKWESEKLYELIRTRSKGRKRYMLHDGPPYANGHIHMGTAFNKILKDIIIKSKQMAGYDAPYVPGWDCHGLPIEHKVDQELGKRKADMTQAEIRRHCRAYAERFIDIQRNEFKRLGVLGEWERPYLTMNFPYEATIVREFGKFALNGSLIRSKKPIYWCASCHTALAEAEVEYGDHASPSIFVKFPMVSDLSPRYPELQGKRVFVLIWTTTPWTIPANLAIALHPGFDYVAVEIPGGNVLILAEGLLHVCMDTFGIDDYKIVTAVDPRDLENLEARHPLYDRPSRIVLAPYVTLEAGTGCVHTAPGHGREDYETGLAYGLEVYSPVDGDGRFLPEVEFFAGQSVFEANPLVNQKLREVGALMKEEVIHHEYPHCWRCKQPVIFRSTEQWFISMDKTQLRQRAIEAIDRVNWIPAWGQERIQNMIANRPDWCISRQRSWGVPITVFFCKDCGEVLVSQEIIDHVAAKVEASGADIWFTQPETDLLPPGTKCPGCGSERFQKETDILDVWFDSGVSYAAVMEKRPYLDSPADMYLEGSDQHRGWFHSSLLCSVGTRNEAPYRSVLTHGFVVDGAGKAMHKSAGNVIAPEELIRKYGAEILRLWVAGEDYRDNIRLSDEILQRLTEAYRRIRNTCRFLIGNLYDFDPAADRVPREDMAELDQWALHRLQDLSRRILKAYEDCEFHIVYHGLHNFCVLDLSSLYLDIVKDRLYTSPPRSQARRSAQTAMHVILDALVRLMAPVLSFTAEEIWQYLKGDREPSVHADCFAPLDKAFSNPELAERWDRIMAVRREVTKALELARKEKRIGHSLDAVVTLGLGENLMDLLHAYREELRSVFIVSEVRLASGGDMDSVPESETVPGLRVLVGPSEQAKCERCWVHDASVGEADAHPTLCRRCLQAIEETE, from the coding sequence ATGGATTACAAACAAACACTCAACCTTCCCCAAACCGCCTTTCCCATGAAGGCCAACCTGGTCAAACGAGAGCCCGAAATCCTGGCCAAATGGGAATCGGAGAAGCTTTACGAACTGATCCGGACCCGGTCCAAGGGCCGCAAGCGCTACATGCTGCACGACGGCCCCCCATACGCCAACGGCCACATCCATATGGGCACCGCCTTCAACAAGATCCTGAAGGATATCATCATCAAATCCAAGCAGATGGCAGGTTATGACGCCCCTTACGTCCCCGGCTGGGACTGCCACGGCCTCCCGATCGAACACAAGGTGGACCAGGAGCTTGGAAAACGCAAGGCGGACATGACCCAGGCCGAGATCCGCCGCCACTGCCGGGCCTACGCCGAGCGGTTCATCGACATCCAGCGCAATGAATTCAAGCGCCTGGGCGTCCTCGGCGAGTGGGAGCGCCCTTACCTCACGATGAACTTTCCCTACGAGGCCACCATCGTCCGCGAATTCGGCAAGTTCGCACTGAACGGCAGCCTCATCCGCAGCAAAAAACCCATTTACTGGTGCGCCTCCTGCCACACCGCCCTGGCGGAAGCCGAGGTCGAGTACGGGGACCATGCCTCACCGTCCATCTTCGTCAAATTTCCCATGGTCTCCGACCTGTCGCCACGTTACCCGGAGCTCCAGGGAAAGCGGGTCTTCGTGCTCATCTGGACCACCACCCCGTGGACCATCCCGGCGAACCTGGCCATCGCGCTCCACCCGGGCTTCGACTACGTCGCCGTGGAGATTCCGGGCGGGAACGTCCTCATTCTGGCCGAAGGCCTGCTGCATGTCTGCATGGACACCTTCGGCATCGATGATTATAAAATCGTGACCGCCGTCGACCCCAGGGATCTCGAAAACCTGGAGGCGCGCCATCCCCTCTACGACCGGCCCTCCCGCATTGTGCTGGCCCCTTACGTCACCCTGGAGGCCGGCACCGGCTGCGTCCACACGGCTCCAGGGCACGGCCGCGAGGACTACGAAACCGGGCTCGCCTACGGCCTGGAGGTCTACTCTCCGGTGGACGGAGACGGCCGCTTCCTCCCTGAAGTCGAGTTCTTCGCCGGGCAGAGCGTCTTCGAGGCCAATCCGCTGGTCAACCAGAAGCTGCGGGAGGTCGGCGCCCTCATGAAGGAGGAGGTCATCCACCACGAATACCCGCACTGCTGGCGGTGCAAACAGCCGGTCATCTTCCGCTCGACAGAGCAGTGGTTCATCTCGATGGACAAGACCCAACTGCGGCAGCGCGCCATCGAGGCCATCGACCGCGTCAACTGGATCCCGGCCTGGGGGCAGGAGAGGATCCAGAACATGATCGCCAACCGCCCCGACTGGTGCATCTCCCGGCAGCGGAGCTGGGGGGTTCCCATCACGGTCTTTTTCTGCAAAGACTGCGGCGAGGTCCTCGTCTCGCAGGAGATCATCGACCACGTGGCCGCCAAGGTGGAGGCATCCGGCGCCGATATCTGGTTCACCCAACCCGAAACCGACCTTCTCCCCCCGGGAACGAAATGCCCCGGCTGCGGCTCGGAGCGATTCCAGAAGGAAACGGACATCCTGGACGTCTGGTTCGATTCGGGTGTCAGCTACGCCGCCGTCATGGAGAAGCGCCCCTACCTCGACAGCCCCGCCGACATGTACCTGGAAGGCAGCGACCAGCACCGCGGCTGGTTTCACAGCTCTCTGCTCTGCTCCGTCGGGACCCGGAACGAGGCCCCTTACCGCAGCGTGCTGACCCACGGTTTCGTGGTCGACGGGGCGGGCAAGGCCATGCACAAATCCGCCGGAAACGTCATCGCGCCCGAAGAACTCATCCGGAAATACGGGGCTGAGATCCTGCGCCTCTGGGTCGCGGGGGAGGATTACCGCGACAACATCCGGCTCTCCGACGAGATCCTGCAGCGTCTGACAGAGGCCTACCGGCGCATCCGCAACACCTGCCGCTTCCTGATCGGGAACCTTTATGATTTCGATCCAGCGGCCGACCGCGTCCCCCGTGAAGACATGGCCGAGCTCGATCAGTGGGCCCTGCACCGTCTCCAGGACCTGAGCCGGCGGATCCTCAAAGCCTATGAGGACTGCGAATTCCACATCGTTTACCACGGTCTGCACAATTTCTGCGTGCTGGATCTCTCGTCGCTTTACCTGGATATCGTCAAGGACCGGCTGTACACCTCGCCCCCCCGCTCCCAGGCGCGGCGCTCGGCCCAGACGGCCATGCATGTCATCCTGGACGCTCTGGTGCGCCTCATGGCCCCGGTCCTCTCCTTCACCGCCGAGGAGATCTGGCAGTACCTGAAAGGCGATCGTGAGCCAAGCGTACACGCGGACTGTTTCGCCCCGCTCGACAAGGCCTTTTCCAACCCGGAGCTCGCCGAGCGCTGGGACCGCATCATGGCGGTCCGCCGGGAGGTCACCAAGGCCCTGGAACTGGCCCGCAAGGAAAAGCGGATCGGCCATTCCCTGGATGCCGTCGTGACCCTGGGGCTGGGCGAAAACCTCATGGACCTGCTGCATGCTTACCGGGAAGAGCTTCGCTCCGTCTTCATCGTCTCGGAAGTGAGGCTCGCCTCAGGGGGCGATATGGACTCCGTGCCCGAGAGCGAGACGGTTCCCGGACTGCGGGTGCTCGTCGGACCCTCCGAGCAGGCCAAGTGCGAGCGGTGCTGGGTGCATGACGCGAGCGTCGGCGAGGCGGACGCCCATCCCACCCTCTGCCGGCGATGCCTGCAGGCGATCGAGGAAACGGAGTAA
- the lspA gene encoding signal peptidase II, which yields MARPVHFAVWPAAVVVALDQISKWLLIRLVQPFESIPVLSGFFNIVHVRNRGMAFGLLNRSDGVQWRMILLIGASLAAIVVLVWWLARLKPGERLMAFALSLVLGGAVGNLIDRLAYSEVIDFLDFYIGSYHWPAFNVADAAITTGTILIGLVFLGVSRKGAPI from the coding sequence TTGGCACGCCCTGTTCATTTCGCCGTTTGGCCGGCGGCGGTCGTGGTGGCACTGGACCAGATCTCGAAGTGGCTGCTGATCCGCCTGGTTCAACCCTTCGAATCGATCCCGGTGCTGAGCGGTTTTTTCAACATCGTCCATGTCCGAAACCGGGGAATGGCCTTCGGACTGCTCAACCGGAGCGACGGCGTGCAGTGGCGGATGATCCTCCTCATCGGAGCCAGCCTGGCGGCTATTGTGGTCCTCGTCTGGTGGCTCGCGCGCTTGAAGCCCGGCGAAAGACTCATGGCCTTCGCCCTCTCGCTCGTCCTCGGAGGGGCCGTCGGCAATCTGATCGACCGTCTGGCCTATAGTGAAGTGATCGATTTTCTGGATTTTTATATCGGATCCTACCATTGGCCGGCCTTCAACGTCGCGGATGCAGCCATCACGACCGGAACCATCCTGATCGGGTTGGTCTTTCTCGGTGTTTCACGGAAAGGCGCTCCAATTTGA
- the lgt gene encoding prolipoprotein diacylglyceryl transferase, producing MFPDLISIGPFTLHSYGLLVATGFLAGLFVTLKIGQREGYTSQQIMDMGFLMILGGVIGSRILYILINFGYYLEHPLDAVKIWQGGLVFSGGILGALITMGWYSRRHHIPLWNLGDLWAPAASIGQGFGRIGCLLAGCCYGKPTDSWCGIVFSHPHSLAPLGIPLHPTQLYASLSAFAIFAILLVLSFRKTYPGQIFLWFLILHSTARLWIEKYRWDDRGSLGGTSMTVTQMVALGILLAAIVMLFVLKSRRRNMANAPGRHPPDVD from the coding sequence ATGTTCCCTGACTTGATCTCGATAGGCCCTTTCACCTTGCACAGTTACGGCCTTCTCGTGGCCACCGGGTTCCTGGCCGGTCTGTTCGTCACCCTCAAGATCGGGCAACGCGAGGGATACACGTCGCAGCAGATCATGGACATGGGGTTCCTGATGATCCTGGGGGGTGTCATCGGATCGAGGATCCTGTATATCCTGATCAACTTCGGGTACTATCTCGAGCATCCCCTGGATGCCGTCAAGATCTGGCAGGGCGGGCTCGTCTTTTCAGGCGGGATCCTGGGCGCCCTGATCACCATGGGCTGGTACAGCCGCCGCCACCACATTCCGCTGTGGAACCTGGGGGACCTCTGGGCACCGGCCGCCTCCATCGGGCAGGGCTTCGGACGGATCGGATGTCTCCTGGCCGGCTGCTGCTACGGGAAGCCCACCGATTCGTGGTGTGGGATCGTGTTTTCCCACCCCCATTCCCTGGCCCCGTTGGGGATCCCCCTGCATCCCACCCAACTTTACGCGTCACTGAGCGCCTTTGCGATCTTTGCGATCCTCCTTGTCCTTTCTTTCAGAAAAACCTATCCAGGACAGATCTTTCTGTGGTTTCTCATCCTGCACAGCACTGCGAGGCTCTGGATCGAAAAGTACCGCTGGGACGACCGCGGCAGTCTGGGAGGCACCTCTATGACCGTAACCCAGATGGTTGCACTTGGCATCCTGCTCGCTGCGATCGTCATGTTGTTCGTTCTCAAGTCCCGTCGCAGGAATATGGCAAATGCACCCGGCCGTCATCCACCTGACGTGGACTGA
- a CDS encoding efflux RND transporter periplasmic adaptor subunit: protein MSGPEDLSGLRIEKKTFTTRRSRKKYFIIIAVGVAAAALLYWLHQQQLLQPATEVHTYHVQSLYPSQTFTRLNASGYVVAQRKSAVAGKITAQLVELSVEEGSRVSEGDVIARLEDRDALAARERARANLELAVSNLAQAKAELRDARLDYERNRQLVEKGIVARAQFDKAEARFRSLSALVRAREAAIEAAEAAVQETEVAIEYTYIRAPFDAVVLTKNADIGDIVTPIGAAANSKAAVVTIADMDSLQVEVDVSEANIAIVYEGQPCEIQLDAFPDRRFPGKVYMIVPTADRTKASVLVKVAFDRLPENILPEMSAKVAFLERAVQSDEEKPVLAVPVSSLVEKEGEKHVFVVSGKRAILTRIETGRLFGSMQEITGGIAAGDRVVIDPPAQFAHLTRVSLLE from the coding sequence ATGTCTGGACCAGAAGACCTTTCCGGTCTGCGCATTGAAAAGAAGACATTCACCACCCGCCGGAGCCGGAAAAAATATTTTATCATCATCGCGGTTGGAGTGGCGGCCGCTGCTTTGCTCTACTGGCTTCATCAACAACAACTGCTCCAGCCGGCTACAGAGGTCCACACCTATCATGTTCAATCCTTATATCCCTCCCAGACCTTCACCCGCCTGAATGCCAGCGGCTATGTCGTCGCACAGCGAAAATCCGCTGTGGCAGGCAAAATTACGGCTCAACTGGTCGAGCTGTCCGTGGAAGAGGGCAGCCGTGTTTCGGAAGGGGACGTCATTGCGCGTCTCGAAGACCGTGACGCCCTGGCCGCGCGCGAAAGGGCGCGAGCAAACCTCGAACTGGCCGTTTCAAACCTCGCACAGGCGAAGGCCGAGCTGCGCGATGCCAGACTGGATTACGAGAGAAACCGGCAGCTCGTCGAGAAGGGAATCGTGGCGCGGGCCCAGTTCGACAAGGCCGAAGCGCGTTTCAGAAGTTTATCGGCCCTGGTCCGCGCCAGAGAGGCGGCGATCGAGGCGGCAGAGGCTGCGGTTCAGGAGACGGAGGTGGCGATCGAATATACCTATATCCGCGCCCCCTTCGATGCCGTAGTATTGACCAAAAACGCCGACATAGGGGACATCGTCACCCCCATCGGGGCCGCCGCCAATTCCAAGGCGGCCGTCGTGACGATTGCTGACATGGACTCCCTCCAGGTGGAGGTGGACGTCTCCGAAGCGAACATCGCCATAGTTTACGAGGGGCAGCCCTGCGAGATCCAGCTCGACGCCTTTCCGGATCGGCGCTTTCCAGGAAAGGTTTACATGATCGTCCCCACGGCGGATCGAACCAAGGCCTCCGTCCTGGTCAAGGTTGCCTTCGACCGTCTGCCGGAAAATATCCTGCCCGAGATGAGCGCGAAGGTGGCCTTTCTGGAGAGGGCCGTTCAGTCCGATGAAGAGAAGCCCGTCCTTGCCGTCCCCGTCTCTTCTCTGGTCGAGAAAGAAGGCGAAAAGCATGTCTTCGTCGTCTCCGGGAAGCGGGCCATCCTGACACGCATCGAGACCGGGCGCCTTTTCGGGTCGATGCAGGAAATCACCGGCGGGATTGCAGCTGGCGACCGCGTCGTCATCGACCCCCCTGCGCAGTTCGCCCATCTGACCCGGGTCAGTCTCCTGGAGTAG
- a CDS encoding ABC transporter ATP-binding protein, producing MDKEDRILVEIDNLSKSYRRGDQTIPVLNDISLEIPERDFLALMGPSGSGKSTLLNLIAGLDRADSGIIRVAGVIITGLSEIELAHWRAQNVGFIFQFYNLIPVLTAFENVELPLLLTDLPKRARREHVKTALALVKLDDRMDHRPGQLSGGQQQRVAIARAVVTDPAILVADEPTGDLDRRSADDVLNLMERLTSDLGKTVIMVTHDPRAAERARTLKVLDKGILANASEAPLA from the coding sequence ATGGACAAGGAAGACCGGATCCTCGTAGAGATCGATAACCTCAGCAAATCTTACCGGCGGGGCGATCAGACCATTCCGGTCCTCAACGACATCAGCCTGGAGATTCCCGAGCGTGACTTTCTGGCCCTCATGGGCCCTTCCGGATCGGGGAAAAGCACCCTGCTGAACCTCATAGCCGGCCTCGACCGCGCGGACAGCGGCATCATCCGTGTGGCCGGGGTCATCATCACAGGGCTTTCCGAGATCGAGCTGGCCCACTGGCGGGCCCAGAACGTCGGTTTCATCTTCCAGTTCTACAACCTGATCCCCGTTCTGACCGCTTTTGAAAACGTCGAACTTCCGCTCCTGCTGACCGACCTCCCCAAGAGGGCGCGCCGTGAACATGTCAAGACCGCACTCGCGCTGGTCAAACTGGATGACCGCATGGACCACCGCCCGGGACAGCTGTCCGGCGGCCAGCAGCAGCGGGTGGCCATCGCGCGCGCGGTCGTCACCGACCCCGCCATCCTGGTCGCCGATGAGCCCACTGGAGACCTCGACCGGCGATCGGCCGACGATGTTCTCAACCTGATGGAGCGTTTGACCAGCGACCTCGGCAAAACCGTCATTATGGTAACCCATGACCCGCGCGCGGCTGAACGGGCCCGCACCCTGAAGGTCCTCGACAAGGGTATCCTCGCCAATGCTTCTGAAGCTCCTCTTGCGTAA
- a CDS encoding ABC transporter permease has translation MLLKLLLRNTFRSRLRSALTVSGVAVAILAFGLLRTVIETWYAGADATSATRLVTRNAISLIFPLPIAYLEKIRSVDNVKTVSYGIWFGGRYIDEKHFFANFAVEPRTYLELYPEFVLPEKQKEAFFRNRKGCIAGRRLAERFGWRIGDSITLQGTIYPGNWDLTLLGIYEGREPTTDERQFFLHWDYPNETLKKLGLPRADQVGFYMIGIEDPDRAAATSEAIDKLFRNSYAETLTETEKAFSLGFIAMGEAILTAIQLVSLVVIIIIMAVVANTMAMSVRERSGEYAVFKTLGFGRFFLGRLILGESLLITGMGGILGILLTFPAADLFADALADYFPAFFVKQETLILDGVAVLAVGLAASVIPIWRTLNVRITDALGRIG, from the coding sequence ATGCTTCTGAAGCTCCTCTTGCGTAACACCTTTCGATCCCGTCTGCGCAGCGCCCTCACCGTTAGCGGCGTGGCCGTCGCCATCCTTGCCTTCGGCCTCCTGAGGACGGTCATCGAAACGTGGTACGCCGGTGCCGACGCCACTTCCGCCACACGGCTCGTCACCCGCAACGCCATCTCGCTCATCTTTCCCCTGCCGATCGCCTACCTTGAGAAGATCCGCAGCGTAGACAACGTGAAGACCGTTTCCTACGGCATCTGGTTTGGGGGGCGATACATCGACGAAAAGCACTTTTTTGCCAACTTCGCCGTCGAACCCCGCACCTACCTCGAGCTTTATCCGGAATTTGTCCTGCCTGAAAAGCAAAAAGAGGCCTTTTTCCGCAACCGCAAAGGGTGCATCGCCGGAAGGCGGCTGGCCGAAAGGTTCGGGTGGCGCATCGGAGACAGCATCACCCTCCAGGGGACCATCTACCCGGGAAACTGGGACCTCACCCTTCTGGGCATATACGAAGGGCGTGAGCCGACCACCGACGAGCGGCAGTTTTTTCTGCACTGGGACTACCCGAACGAAACCCTGAAAAAACTGGGTCTGCCGAGGGCGGATCAGGTAGGCTTCTACATGATCGGCATCGAGGATCCCGATCGTGCTGCCGCCACGTCGGAGGCCATCGACAAACTGTTCAGGAATTCCTATGCCGAAACCCTGACGGAAACGGAAAAGGCCTTTTCCCTCGGTTTCATCGCCATGGGCGAGGCTATTCTGACGGCGATTCAACTGGTTTCCCTGGTGGTGATCATCATCATCATGGCGGTTGTCGCGAACACCATGGCTATGAGTGTGCGGGAGCGCTCAGGTGAATACGCGGTCTTCAAGACCCTCGGCTTCGGTAGATTTTTTCTGGGGCGGCTCATCCTGGGGGAATCGCTGCTGATCACCGGAATGGGCGGGATTTTGGGAATCCTCCTCACCTTCCCTGCAGCGGACCTCTTTGCCGATGCACTCGCGGATTATTTCCCGGCCTTCTTCGTCAAACAAGAGACCCTTATACTCGATGGGGTCGCGGTCCTGGCCGTGGGGTTGGCGGCATCCGTCATCCCCATCTGGAGAACCTTGAACGTTCGCATCACCGATGCGCTGGGCAGGATCGGATAG
- a CDS encoding ABC transporter permease: MKLLFFYSFRNLLTRRLTTFLTTGGMALVVFVFAAIVMLADGLQKTLVDTGAADNIVVIRRSALSEVQSAIERDKAAIVETDPGIALGPSGERLLAKELIVLITLQKRESGNPANVVIRGGTTRSLHLRDQITLTAGRLPHPGALEIMVGRNVAERFDNAGLGQSLFFAQRRWRVVGIFDAGNTGFSSEIWGDVDQLMQAFRRNVYSSIIFRLRQANGFDAVSERILNDPRLTLDVKRERDFYREQSEMMSKFLRLLGFYLTLIFSIGAVVGAMITMYAAVANRTQEIGTLRALGFQRGTILTAFLLESLLLGLLGGLGGLFFSSFLQFFTVSTTNFQTFSELAFRFTLTSATALKALSFALFMGFLGGILPAIQAARKNIVEALR; this comes from the coding sequence ATGAAACTGCTCTTCTTTTACAGCTTCAGAAACCTCCTGACGCGCAGGCTTACGACCTTTCTGACCACCGGAGGGATGGCCCTGGTCGTCTTCGTCTTCGCCGCCATCGTCATGCTCGCCGACGGACTGCAAAAGACGCTGGTCGACACGGGCGCAGCGGACAACATCGTGGTCATCCGACGCTCGGCCTTATCCGAGGTCCAGAGCGCCATCGAACGCGACAAGGCCGCGATCGTCGAAACCGACCCGGGCATTGCACTCGGCCCTAGCGGAGAGCGGCTTCTGGCGAAAGAATTGATCGTGTTGATCACCTTGCAGAAGCGCGAAAGCGGAAACCCTGCAAATGTCGTGATCCGCGGCGGCACGACCCGGTCCCTGCACCTGAGGGACCAGATCACCCTCACGGCCGGACGGCTGCCCCACCCCGGCGCGCTCGAGATCATGGTGGGTCGAAACGTGGCGGAGCGCTTCGACAACGCCGGGCTCGGGCAGAGTCTTTTCTTCGCCCAGCGGCGGTGGCGCGTGGTCGGCATCTTCGATGCCGGCAATACGGGATTCTCCTCCGAGATCTGGGGGGATGTAGATCAACTGATGCAGGCCTTCAGGCGCAACGTCTATTCCTCCATCATCTTCCGCCTGCGGCAGGCCAACGGCTTCGATGCCGTCTCGGAGCGTATCCTCAACGATCCCCGGCTTACCCTCGACGTCAAACGCGAAAGGGATTTCTACCGGGAACAGTCGGAGATGATGAGCAAATTCCTGCGCCTTCTCGGCTTCTATCTGACCCTGATCTTCTCGATCGGCGCCGTGGTCGGCGCCATGATCACGATGTACGCCGCCGTCGCCAACCGCACCCAGGAAATCGGCACCCTGCGCGCACTCGGGTTCCAGCGCGGCACGATCCTGACGGCCTTTCTCCTCGAATCGCTCCTCCTGGGACTCCTCGGGGGCCTCGGCGGCCTCTTCTTTTCGAGCTTCCTCCAGTTCTTCACCGTATCGACGACCAACTTCCAAACCTTCTCCGAGTTGGCCTTCCGCTTCACGCTGACCTCGGCCACCGCCTTGAAGGCGCTCAGCTTCGCCCTCTTCATGGGCTTCCTGGGCGGCATCCTCCCTGCGATCCAGGCCGCCCGGAAAAACATCGTCGAAGCCCTGCGTTGA